Part of the Deltaproteobacteria bacterium genome is shown below.
GAAGGACGGTTTGCGCGATCATGGAATCACCTCGTTGGTGAAATCTGCGGAGCGTCTCAGCAACGCCATCCTACCGGATTCAACGAGGTTTTTTATTGCCGATCAAAATCAATCGCGGATTTGGGGGCAAACGAAATTCGGATCACGAAACGCCCGGTTGGCTTCTCGGCGATTGACCGGGAGGCGTCGTTCACGTCGTGGAATGGCCACGCCGTGGCGGCTTTGACACGGCGCGGCGACAGATTTTAAGATCCGGCCTCGGCGATGCGGGGTCGGCTCGATTCCCGCCTTTCTTTTCGCTCCCGATGGAGCTTGGGGTCATTCCATGAAATCCGGACCGGACGTTCTTCGCGTCACGGCCAGGGGCGAAGCGCCCCTCTTGCAGCCGCCTGACCTCGAAGCATTTCGCGCGCACAACCGAGCCAAGGACAAGCGGCTCGTTCCCAAGCTCACGACCGGCTCACAGGCCATCGACAAATTCGTGCGCAACGGCCAGTACCTCGGCTTCGAGCTATATGGATCGGTGCGTTGCCCGATGACGCTCACGCGCGACCTGATTCGCTCCGGCAAACGCGGTTTCTCGATTGCGGGTCAGGGCGTGCACGAGGCCGACCTCCTGCTCGCGGCCGGGCTCGTCGAGCGCATCGACTTCACGTACATCGGCATGGAGGTCTACGGAGTCTCCGACATCGTGCGCCGCGCCTGCGAGCCCGGCGGAACCGTGCGCGACATCGTCGAGTGGAGCAACGGCGCGCTCACGTGGCGATTCAAGGCCGCGTCGATGGGTGTGCCGTTCTTGCCCACTTACTCCATGCTCGGCACCGACACCTTCCGCCATTCGGCCGCGGTGGCCGTCGAGTGCCCCTTCACGCACAAGCCCGTCGCGTTGCTTCCCGCGCTGATCCTCGACGTCGGCTTCATCCATGTCGCGCGCGCCGACGAGTTCGGCAACTGCCAGATCGACGGCGTCTCGGGCTTCGCGTTCGAGATGGCCCGCGCGTGCAAGCGCCTGATCGTTTCCGCGGAGGAGATCGTCTCCACCGATCGGATCCGCGACCAGCCCGACCGCACGATCATCCCCTATTACCTCGTCGATGCGGTCGTGCATGCGCCGTTCGGCTCATGGCCCGGGGAAATGGCCGGGTATTACGAGCGCGACGAGGAGCACTACCGCGCGTTCATCGAGACGTCGCACTCGAAGGAGGCGACCGACGCTTACCTGCGCGAGTGGGTGACCGGACTGTCGGGGCACGCGGAACTCATGGAAAAAGTCGGAACCGCGCGCCTGGAAAAACTCCGCGTGAAAGGGGGACGACGATGAGTGCGCCCTACTCGCCCTCCGAGTTGCTGATCTGCCTCGCATCGCGCCTGATGGAAGACGGCGCGACGGCCTTTATCGGCACCGGCATTCCCATGCTCGCGGCGTCGCTCGCGCAGCGCCGACACGCACCCAACCTGATTCCGGTCTTCGAGTTCGGCGGAACCGGGGCGCAGATCGACAAGCTGCCGCTCGCCGTCGGCGACATGCGCACCTTTCACCGCGCCATCGCCGCGTCGGGGATCTGCGACATCATGGAGACCGCGCAGCGCGGCTTCATCGAATACGGATTCCTCGGCGGCGCGCAGATCGACGCTTTCGGGAACCTCAACACCACGCACATCGGTCCGCGCGAAAACTTCAAGGTGCGCCTGCCGGGCTCGGGCGGCGGCAACGACGTGGGTTCGCTGTGCTGGCGTACGATCGCGATCATGCGCCACGACAAACGGCGCTTCGTGCCGCGCATCGATTTTCTGACGACGCCCGGGTACCTGACGGGTCCCGGCGCGCGCGAGGCGGCGGGGCTGCCGTCGGGCACGGGGCCGCACCGCGTGGTGACGAATCTGTGCGTGATGGATTATCCCGAGGCAACGCGGCGCATGCGCGTGATCGCCCTCAACCCGGGCGTGACAATCGACGAGGTTCGCGCAAACACGGGCTTCGAACTCGACGTCGCCGACACGCTCCCGGCGAACGACGGGCCCGGCGAGGACGAGCTTCGAATCCTGCGCGAGGTCGTCGATCCTGATGGGCTGTATCGCTAACGAATACATCCCGTGGAGGCACGCGGGCGAGTTCGGCCCCAAATGAACCGGATTCATTTTTTTCGGAGACCGTTTTCTCGCCTAACTGATTGATTTTTCAAGAAAAACGAGAAAACGCCGCCCAAGGCATCCCAGCCCCCATTCGCTGCTCGCTTGACACGAAAACACGCCGCGTGTTAAAAATTCCTGAGTGAATGATCATTCATTTTCCGCCTCGGGCGGACTGAAATTCCGGCAGGCAGGGAACCGGCACCGCGAGGCGGGCCGGACGTCGTGGGGACCGGGCTTCGAACGATAGACGAAGTTCGCCCGACCGGTCGATGCGAAGGTGTTGCGGGGACGGCGTTGCGCGCGTGCGTACGCCGGCGGA
Proteins encoded:
- a CDS encoding CoA transferase subunit A; translated protein: MKSGPDVLRVTARGEAPLLQPPDLEAFRAHNRAKDKRLVPKLTTGSQAIDKFVRNGQYLGFELYGSVRCPMTLTRDLIRSGKRGFSIAGQGVHEADLLLAAGLVERIDFTYIGMEVYGVSDIVRRACEPGGTVRDIVEWSNGALTWRFKAASMGVPFLPTYSMLGTDTFRHSAAVAVECPFTHKPVALLPALILDVGFIHVARADEFGNCQIDGVSGFAFEMARACKRLIVSAEEIVSTDRIRDQPDRTIIPYYLVDAVVHAPFGSWPGEMAGYYERDEEHYRAFIETSHSKEATDAYLREWVTGLSGHAELMEKVGTARLEKLRVKGGRR
- a CDS encoding 3-oxoacid CoA-transferase — translated: MSAPYSPSELLICLASRLMEDGATAFIGTGIPMLAASLAQRRHAPNLIPVFEFGGTGAQIDKLPLAVGDMRTFHRAIAASGICDIMETAQRGFIEYGFLGGAQIDAFGNLNTTHIGPRENFKVRLPGSGGGNDVGSLCWRTIAIMRHDKRRFVPRIDFLTTPGYLTGPGAREAAGLPSGTGPHRVVTNLCVMDYPEATRRMRVIALNPGVTIDEVRANTGFELDVADTLPANDGPGEDELRILREVVDPDGLYR